The Metabacillus sediminilitoris genome window below encodes:
- the mtnW gene encoding 2,3-diketo-5-methylthiopentyl-1-phosphate enolase — MSDVIATYLVHDAKGDLHKKAEGIALGLTVGSWTDLPLLEQEQLKAHKGRVIEVTELEECEKTNHYLGKKVTKGKIKIAYPSLNYSHDLPAILTTVFGKLSLDGEVKLIDLEFSEEVKSSFPGPSFGVGGIRETLGVYDRPLLMSIFKGVIGRDLTYLKDQLEQQVLGGVDLVKDDEILFDNLLTPFEKRIRTGKEILQHVFDETGHKALYAVNLTGKTYDLKNKAKRAVELGANVLLFNVFAYGLDVLQSLAEDKEISIPIMAHPAVSGATTASSLYGFSSSLLLGKLLRLAGADFSLFPSPYGSVALERDVALGIAENCLMEDSIKQSFPVPSAGIHPGLVPLLIQDFGIDSVINAGGGVHGHPNGAIGGGRAFRAAINATLSGISLKQAAESDENLKLAIELWGAKEVHK, encoded by the coding sequence GTGAGTGATGTAATTGCAACTTATCTCGTTCATGATGCAAAAGGTGATTTACATAAAAAGGCAGAAGGGATTGCGTTAGGATTAACTGTCGGCTCATGGACAGATCTTCCTTTGCTCGAGCAAGAGCAATTAAAAGCCCATAAAGGCCGCGTAATTGAAGTAACAGAACTAGAAGAGTGTGAAAAGACGAATCACTATTTAGGAAAGAAAGTAACGAAAGGCAAAATTAAAATTGCCTATCCTAGCTTAAATTATAGTCATGATCTTCCTGCTATTTTAACAACCGTTTTTGGTAAGCTTTCACTTGATGGGGAAGTAAAATTAATTGACCTAGAGTTTTCAGAAGAAGTGAAATCTTCATTCCCTGGTCCATCATTTGGTGTTGGTGGAATTCGTGAAACATTAGGTGTATATGACCGCCCATTACTCATGAGCATTTTTAAAGGGGTAATCGGGAGAGATCTTACGTATTTAAAAGATCAATTAGAACAGCAAGTTTTAGGCGGAGTTGATCTTGTTAAAGACGATGAAATTCTCTTTGATAATCTACTAACACCTTTTGAAAAACGAATACGAACTGGAAAAGAAATTTTACAACATGTATTTGATGAAACTGGTCATAAAGCTTTATATGCAGTCAATTTAACAGGAAAAACATATGACTTAAAGAATAAAGCAAAACGAGCAGTAGAACTTGGTGCAAATGTCCTGCTGTTTAACGTGTTTGCATATGGTCTTGATGTGTTACAAAGCTTAGCAGAAGATAAGGAAATTTCGATTCCAATCATGGCACATCCTGCCGTAAGCGGAGCAACAACAGCTTCAAGCCTATACGGTTTTTCAAGCTCACTCTTGTTAGGTAAGCTGTTACGATTAGCTGGTGCTGATTTTTCATTATTTCCATCACCGTATGGAAGTGTTGCATTGGAGCGCGATGTAGCGCTGGGTATTGCAGAAAATTGTCTAATGGAAGACTCGATTAAACAATCATTTCCAGTACCTTCTGCAGGTATTCACCCAGGTCTTGTACCATTGCTTATCCAAGACTTCGGGATCGACTCTGTTATAAATGCAGGCGGTGGTGTTCACGGTCATCCAAATGGAGCAATTGGCGGAGGGCGTGCATTCCGTGCAGCAATTAATGCCACATTATCTGGAATTTCCTTAAAACAAGCTGCAGAGTCTGACGAAAATTTAAAACTTGCGATTGAACTATGGGGAGCCAAAGAGGTGCACAAATGA
- a CDS encoding pyridoxal phosphate-dependent aminotransferase, translating to MKTFEQSHLLNTLPKQFFANLVAKVNKIVEQGYDVINLGQGNPDQPTPKHIIEAMQKAVENPEYHKYSPFRGQQFLKEAIATFYEREYSVKIDPAKEVAILFGGKAGLVEVPQCLLNPGDVILVPDPGYPDYWSGVELARAKMEMMPLERENQFLPDYNRLPEDVVAKAKAMFLNYPNNPTGATATSEFFQETVEFATQNDICVVHDFAYGAIGFDGKRPISFLETEGAKETGIEIYTFSKTFNMAGWRIGFAVGNPSVIEALNLLQDHMYVSVFSAIQEAAAHALLSPQTCVEELNALYESRRNVLIHAFREIGWDVTAPAGSFFAWLPVPKEFASSQAFSDYMLEKAHVVMAPGNGFGDYGEGYVRLGLLTSEERLVEAAKRIKALNLF from the coding sequence ATGAAAACATTTGAGCAATCACATTTACTAAATACATTACCTAAACAGTTTTTTGCAAATTTAGTAGCAAAAGTTAATAAAATTGTTGAACAAGGTTATGATGTCATCAACTTAGGTCAAGGTAACCCTGATCAGCCTACACCAAAACATATTATCGAGGCTATGCAGAAAGCAGTTGAAAACCCAGAATATCATAAATATTCCCCATTTCGGGGACAACAGTTTTTGAAGGAAGCGATCGCAACGTTTTATGAAAGGGAATATAGTGTGAAAATCGATCCTGCTAAAGAAGTTGCCATTCTATTTGGAGGAAAGGCTGGACTTGTAGAGGTACCACAATGCTTGTTAAATCCAGGCGATGTTATCCTTGTTCCAGATCCCGGTTACCCTGATTATTGGTCAGGTGTTGAGCTGGCACGTGCAAAAATGGAAATGATGCCACTTGAACGTGAAAATCAATTTTTGCCTGATTATAATCGCTTACCGGAGGATGTCGTCGCAAAAGCAAAAGCTATGTTTTTAAACTATCCAAATAATCCAACAGGTGCAACAGCAACATCAGAATTCTTCCAGGAAACTGTGGAGTTCGCTACTCAAAATGACATTTGTGTCGTTCATGATTTTGCCTATGGTGCGATTGGCTTTGATGGAAAACGCCCAATAAGCTTTCTAGAAACTGAAGGTGCAAAGGAGACAGGGATTGAAATTTATACATTCTCAAAAACCTTTAATATGGCTGGATGGAGAATTGGTTTTGCGGTCGGAAATCCTTCGGTTATTGAGGCGCTGAATCTTTTACAGGATCACATGTATGTAAGTGTCTTTAGTGCCATACAAGAAGCCGCTGCACATGCATTATTAAGTCCTCAAACATGTGTAGAAGAACTTAATGCCCTTTATGAATCACGAAGAAATGTTTTGATACATGCTTTTCGTGAAATTGGCTGGGATGTTACAGCTCCAGCAGGTTCGTTTTTTGCGTGGCTGCCAGTTCCTAAGGAGTTTGCATCGTCACAGGCTTTTTCTGATTATATGTTGGAAAAAGCGCATGTTGTGATGGCACCTGGAAACGGTTTTGGAGATTATGGGGAAGGGTACGTAAGATTAGGTTTGTTGACTTCTGAAGAAAGATTAGTAGAAGCGGCAAAGCGTATTAAAGCGTTAAACTTATTTTAA
- a CDS encoding carbon-nitrogen family hydrolase gives MKPIITCIQLDIKFGDPASNYLQVEEKIASAVESQNPTIIVLPELWTTGYDLTRLDEIADDEGKTTKQFLSKLAKKYKVSIVGGSVAKKTYESVTNTMYIINNQGEVVHEYSKLHLFKLMDEHHYLAAGNKKGLFKIDGVNSAGVICYDIRFPEWIRAHMTQGAEILFVVAEWPLPRLHHWRTLLISRAIENQCYVVACNRAGLDPNNEFAGHSMIIDPWGTVIAEADETAGSITAEIDVKTVKKVRNQIPVFADRLPEFYD, from the coding sequence TTGAAACCTATCATTACATGTATACAGCTCGATATTAAATTTGGCGATCCAGCCAGTAACTATTTGCAAGTAGAAGAAAAAATTGCTTCTGCTGTTGAAAGTCAAAATCCAACGATTATTGTCCTCCCAGAGCTTTGGACAACAGGCTATGACCTGACGAGACTTGATGAAATTGCTGATGATGAAGGAAAAACAACAAAACAATTTCTAAGTAAACTAGCAAAAAAATATAAAGTAAGCATTGTTGGCGGCTCTGTTGCTAAAAAAACGTACGAAAGCGTAACGAACACAATGTACATCATCAATAATCAAGGTGAGGTTGTTCATGAATATAGCAAACTTCACCTATTCAAATTGATGGATGAACACCATTATTTAGCGGCTGGAAATAAAAAAGGATTATTTAAAATTGATGGTGTGAACAGTGCTGGTGTCATTTGCTATGACATTCGATTTCCTGAATGGATTCGCGCACATATGACACAAGGAGCAGAAATTCTATTTGTTGTGGCTGAATGGCCTTTGCCAAGACTACATCATTGGAGGACACTACTAATTAGCCGTGCCATTGAAAATCAATGTTATGTTGTTGCTTGTAATCGTGCAGGTTTAGACCCTAATAATGAATTTGCCGGACATTCGATGATCATCGATCCTTGGGGAACGGTAATCGCTGAGGCTGATGAAACAGCTGGATCCATAACTGCCGAAATTGATGTTAAAACAGTGAAAAAAGTACGAAATCAAATTCCAGTATTCGCAGACCGATTGCCAGAATTTTATGATTGA
- the mtnK gene encoding S-methyl-5-thioribose kinase, with translation MSTVKSSIYKPLTESEAIALAKRLQLFTENSNLTCKEIGDGNLNLVFKITDTDNGNGIIIKQALPYAKVVGESWPLTLDRARIEAHALLKQSEFVPQFVPKVYYTDEQLAITIMEDLSHLQIARAALIEGKELPLLSTHIGEFLAKTLFYTSDYAVNQHFKKSLVKQFINPDLCKITEDLVFTDPFFNHDTNNFEQELGQDVERIWQDQELKLAVAKLKQKFLTKAEALLHGDLHTGSIFADENETKVIDPEFAYFGPIGFDVGQVFGNFLLNAFSRNAENQEVLFTHIETTWNVFVKEFSKAWKNDAAEIFAKTEGYLEDVLSEIFEEAVGFAGCEIIRRTIGLAHVADLDTLQPFDKKISTKQLALSVGSELIKNQKAIKNPCQFKEYVKQTVSN, from the coding sequence ATGAGTACTGTCAAATCATCTATTTACAAACCATTAACTGAAAGCGAAGCTATCGCTTTAGCAAAACGCCTGCAGCTTTTTACAGAAAATAGCAACTTAACATGTAAAGAAATTGGTGATGGAAATTTAAATCTTGTCTTTAAGATTACAGATACTGATAATGGAAACGGAATAATCATTAAACAAGCACTTCCATATGCAAAAGTCGTAGGGGAAAGCTGGCCATTAACATTAGACAGAGCACGTATTGAAGCACATGCCTTATTAAAACAAAGTGAATTTGTGCCACAATTTGTACCAAAGGTTTATTATACAGATGAACAGCTAGCCATAACCATTATGGAAGACTTATCACATCTCCAAATCGCCCGTGCTGCTCTAATTGAAGGAAAAGAATTGCCTTTGCTCTCAACACATATTGGAGAATTTCTAGCAAAAACATTATTTTACACATCAGATTATGCCGTAAATCAACATTTTAAAAAATCATTAGTGAAGCAGTTTATTAACCCAGATCTATGTAAAATTACGGAAGATCTTGTTTTCACAGATCCGTTCTTTAACCACGATACAAATAACTTTGAACAAGAACTTGGTCAAGATGTTGAACGCATTTGGCAGGATCAAGAGTTAAAATTAGCTGTTGCAAAGCTAAAACAAAAATTCCTAACCAAAGCAGAAGCACTACTTCATGGTGATTTACATACAGGAAGTATTTTTGCAGATGAAAACGAAACAAAAGTCATTGATCCAGAATTTGCTTATTTTGGTCCAATCGGCTTCGATGTTGGTCAGGTATTTGGAAACTTCCTTTTAAATGCCTTTTCTCGTAATGCTGAAAATCAAGAAGTCTTATTTACTCATATTGAAACAACATGGAATGTATTTGTTAAAGAATTTTCAAAAGCATGGAAAAATGATGCTGCAGAAATATTTGCTAAAACAGAAGGCTATTTAGAGGATGTATTGTCAGAAATTTTCGAAGAAGCAGTCGGCTTTGCCGGATGTGAAATCATCCGTCGCACAATTGGTCTTGCACATGTCGCAGATCTTGATACATTACAACCATTTGACAAAAAAATCTCTACTAAGCAGCTTGCTTTATCAGTAGGCAGCGAGCTTATTAAAAATCAAAAAGCGATCAAAAATCCTTGTCAATTCAAGGAATATGTAAAGCAAACGGTAAGCAATTAA
- the mtnA gene encoding S-methyl-5-thioribose-1-phosphate isomerase gives MASTNLAIPRSVIWNEESISLLNQQKIPHVTEYLELTTIKDVWEAIQSLKVRGAPAIGITAAFGLALSALQDISETIVDFQRNIKKNRDYLASSRPTAVNLVWALDRLVNSISNVQSINEAKTTIVHEAIQIQIEDEEVCRLIGEHALSVFQKGDRVMTICNAGSIATAKYGTALAPFYLAKEKNVNLSVYACETRPVLQGARLTTWELMQAGIDVTLITDNMAAHTIKSKNISAIIVGADRIAANGDTANKIGTFNLALLAKAFNIPFYVAAPLSTFDPMIENGDLIPIEERNPEEVTELNGIRVAPEGVKVFNPAFDVTPNHLISGIITEKGILSNDYQKEISKLFSA, from the coding sequence ATGGCATCGACAAATTTAGCGATTCCCCGTTCTGTTATCTGGAATGAGGAATCTATCTCACTATTAAATCAGCAAAAAATTCCGCACGTAACGGAATACCTTGAATTAACTACGATAAAAGACGTTTGGGAAGCAATTCAATCCTTGAAGGTAAGAGGTGCCCCTGCAATCGGTATCACAGCGGCATTTGGCCTCGCATTATCAGCATTACAGGATATATCTGAAACCATTGTTGACTTTCAACGAAACATCAAGAAAAACAGAGATTATTTAGCAAGCTCTCGACCAACTGCAGTTAATCTAGTATGGGCATTAGATCGACTTGTAAATAGTATTTCTAACGTTCAATCCATTAATGAAGCGAAGACAACAATCGTCCATGAAGCAATCCAAATTCAAATTGAGGATGAAGAGGTATGTCGTTTAATTGGTGAACATGCTCTATCTGTGTTTCAGAAAGGCGATCGCGTGATGACCATTTGTAATGCAGGGTCTATTGCTACAGCTAAATACGGAACAGCATTAGCTCCATTTTACCTAGCAAAGGAAAAAAACGTTAACTTAAGTGTATATGCATGTGAAACCCGTCCAGTTCTACAAGGAGCACGTTTAACAACATGGGAGCTCATGCAAGCAGGGATTGATGTGACTCTAATTACTGACAATATGGCAGCACATACGATTAAATCAAAAAACATTTCCGCCATTATAGTTGGTGCTGATCGAATTGCAGCTAATGGTGATACTGCTAATAAAATTGGGACATTTAATTTAGCTCTTTTAGCAAAAGCATTTAACATTCCTTTTTACGTTGCAGCACCATTATCTACATTTGATCCTATGATTGAAAATGGTGACCTAATTCCGATCGAGGAACGTAATCCAGAAGAAGTGACAGAATTAAACGGTATTCGTGTTGCTCCAGAAGGTGTTAAAGTATTCAATCCTGCATTCGATGTGACCCCTAATCACTTAATCTCTGGGATTATTACTGAAAAAGGAATTTTATCTAATGACTATCAAAAAGAAATTTCTAAATTATTCTCTGCTTAA